The Lonchura striata isolate bLonStr1 chromosome 12, bLonStr1.mat, whole genome shotgun sequence genome includes a region encoding these proteins:
- the CHCHD4 gene encoding mitochondrial intermembrane space import and assembly protein 40 produces the protein MSYCRQEGKDRIIFATKEDHETPSSAELVADDPDDPYEEQGLILPNGDINWNCPCLGGMASGPCGEQFKSAFSCFHYSTEEIKGSDCVDQFRAMQECMQKYPDLYPQEDENDEKSSKDLEAASMEASAAKEEKASS, from the exons ATGTCCTACTGCAGGCAGGAAG GAAAAGACAGAATAATATTTGCAACCAAGGAGGACCATGAGACACCGagcagtgctgagctggttGCAGATGACCCAGATGACCCTTACGAAGAGCAAG GATTGATATTGCCCAATGGAGATATCAATTGGAATTGTCCGTGTCTGGGTGGAATGGCTAGTGGTCCCTGTGGGGAGCAGTTCAAGTCAGCCTTTTCTTGTTTCCACTATAGCACAGAAGAAATAAAGGGATCAGACTGTGTGGACCAGTTCCGTGCCATGCAGGAATGCATGCAAAAATACCCAGATCTTTACCCTCAAGAAGATGAGAATGATGAGAAGTCCAGCAAAGATTTGGAAGCTGCCTCTATGGAGGCCTCTGCTGCCAAAGAGGAGAAGGCATCCAGCTAA